The following are encoded in a window of Fretibacter rubidus genomic DNA:
- a CDS encoding HIG1 domain-containing protein: MLLTILWILTGLAVGWVLLTLIMGAKAMGGKTAETRVASNKWMQRRVFGQFVAIGLLFLTLYVKNGGA, from the coding sequence ATGTTACTGACGATTTTATGGATTTTAACGGGCCTCGCTGTGGGGTGGGTCTTACTAACGTTAATCATGGGGGCCAAAGCCATGGGCGGCAAAACCGCCGAGACACGGGTGGCCTCTAATAAATGGATGCAACGCCGCGTCTTTGGCCAATTTGTCGCGATCGGGCTTTTATTTCTGACGCTTTATGTCAAAAACGGCGGCGCATAA